A section of the Malus sylvestris chromosome 17, drMalSylv7.2, whole genome shotgun sequence genome encodes:
- the LOC126611947 gene encoding rapid alkalinization factor-like: protein MTNNITVSVIILLVMTLTLGVESIEYSSMRRNAGEVEVTSPLDPCDGLLGEDCLNIKEEEEGNEEGYEDTEEAKTIRYISYGALQRDNVPCDRRGSSYYSCGTSGQVNPYHRGCSVITYCARNG from the coding sequence ATGACGAATAATATTACAGTTTCAGTAATTATTCTCCTTGTCATGACCTTGACATTGGGGGTGGAGTCAATCGAATACTCAAGCATGAGGCGTAATGCCGGTGAAGTAGAAGTAACTTCACCACTGGATCCTTGCGATGGCCTGTTGGGTGAGGACTGCCTGAATAttaaagaagaggaggagggcaACGAGGAGGGTTACGAGGACACGGAAGAAGCTAAAACCATAAGATATATAAGTTATGGAGCCCTACAGAGGGATAATGTTCCATGCGATCGACGAGGCAGTTCTTATTATAGTTGTGGTACATCTGGACAGGTCAATCCTTACCATCGTGGCTGCAGTGTGATTACATATTGTGCAAGGAACGGATGA